In Candidatus Hydrogenedentota bacterium, the following are encoded in one genomic region:
- a CDS encoding metallophosphoesterase, which produces MNRRQFLGQAAGTAMTAVLPSKASAGEGDSFCFAVVADPHCSDGITEGLEAYGSGVDRFLNTIKTMEAMSEREKPSFILLAGDVHPEALRPRMVEATIPVHATPGNHESTREKRALLRSLFPGDFTLNGKPADYYSFVHKGARFIAVCDAGAGGDHVGHLCSEIIEPPGQCEWLEGELRKPEPVKIVFAHIPAEREGRDRDMYLNRNDSRWFNALVKETQPVAVFFGHLHRPTSSYRTGRSQIFHVRSCCWNFDKAPVGFLHCRVKEGKLETREIITGEYK; this is translated from the coding sequence ATGAATCGCAGGCAGTTTCTTGGACAAGCGGCAGGGACGGCGATGACGGCGGTGTTGCCGTCGAAGGCGTCTGCCGGGGAGGGTGATTCGTTCTGTTTTGCGGTGGTGGCGGATCCCCATTGCTCGGACGGCATCACGGAGGGACTTGAGGCGTACGGCAGCGGCGTTGACCGATTTTTGAATACGATCAAAACGATGGAGGCCATGTCCGAGAGGGAGAAACCATCGTTCATTTTGCTCGCGGGCGACGTGCACCCCGAAGCGCTTCGACCCCGAATGGTCGAAGCGACGATCCCGGTTCATGCCACGCCCGGCAATCATGAATCCACCCGGGAAAAGCGCGCGCTGCTACGCTCGTTGTTTCCCGGTGATTTTACGTTGAACGGAAAACCGGCCGACTACTACAGTTTCGTCCATAAAGGCGCACGGTTCATTGCGGTGTGCGATGCGGGCGCGGGCGGAGACCATGTCGGGCATTTGTGTTCGGAGATCATTGAGCCGCCGGGCCAATGCGAGTGGCTGGAAGGCGAACTTCGTAAGCCGGAACCCGTGAAAATTGTCTTTGCCCACATTCCGGCTGAACGGGAAGGCCGGGATCGCGACATGTACCTGAACCGGAACGATTCCCGATGGTTCAATGCGCTCGTGAAAGAAACGCAGCCCGTGGCCGTGTTTTTCGGCCATCTGCATCGGCCCACATCGTCGTACAGGACAGGCCGGTCGCAAATCTTCCATGTGCGATCCTGTTGTTGGAACTTCGACAAAGCCCCTGTCGGTTTCCTGCATTGCCGCGTCAAGGAAGGCAAACTTGAAACGCGCGAAATCATCACGGGCGAGTACAAGTAA
- a CDS encoding DUF1559 domain-containing protein has product MDRKGFTLIELLVVIAIIGILAAILLPALARARESARRASCANNLKQIGLSMKMYANEAPSQKFPPDKYKEFNNGSCSPGKVTFGVIWQGETLYPEYLSDTTVNVCPSDSDGAKAITGGRWLCDQNEPDRGICPCKIDDLSYGYFGWALKPEIYLAPGIDQNDPNFPSGLGAIGSYFDSGFANSLIQQFQAIFVKDGSTNPADIAQIAGIMDSDIRITGHATLGDFLVYRLREGVERFFVTDINNPASTAKAQSEIVVQYDFVTTVARDFNHVPGGSNVLYLDGHVEFLKWPSNHPVNRGFVALIDTVKNFSL; this is encoded by the coding sequence ATGGACAGGAAGGGATTCACGCTAATCGAGTTGCTGGTGGTTATCGCGATAATCGGCATTTTGGCGGCGATTCTGCTGCCGGCGCTGGCGCGTGCCCGCGAATCGGCACGGCGCGCCAGTTGCGCGAACAATCTCAAGCAGATTGGCCTCTCGATGAAGATGTATGCGAACGAGGCCCCCAGCCAGAAGTTTCCCCCGGACAAGTACAAGGAGTTCAACAACGGATCGTGCAGCCCCGGCAAGGTGACGTTCGGGGTTATCTGGCAGGGCGAGACGTTGTACCCGGAATATTTGAGCGACACGACGGTGAACGTGTGTCCGTCGGACAGCGACGGGGCGAAGGCTATCACAGGCGGACGCTGGCTGTGCGATCAGAACGAACCGGATCGGGGTATTTGCCCGTGCAAGATAGACGATCTTTCCTATGGCTATTTCGGCTGGGCGTTGAAACCGGAAATTTATCTGGCTCCGGGCATCGATCAGAACGATCCAAATTTCCCCAGCGGCCTCGGCGCCATCGGCAGTTATTTCGATTCGGGTTTCGCCAACTCCCTGATCCAGCAATTTCAGGCGATATTTGTCAAGGACGGCAGCACCAATCCGGCCGACATTGCGCAAATTGCCGGCATTATGGACAGCGATATACGGATTACGGGCCACGCAACCCTGGGCGATTTCCTGGTCTACCGCCTGCGGGAAGGCGTCGAGCGTTTCTTCGTCACCGACATCAACAATCCGGCATCCACCGCCAAGGCCCAAAGCGAGATTGTCGTGCAGTACGATTTCGTGACGACGGTGGCCCGGGATTTCAACCATGTGCCCGGCGGGTCGAATGTCCTGTATCTGGACGGTCATGTCGAATTCCTGAAATGGCCGTCGAATCATCCCGTAAACCGGGGTTTCGTGGCTCTGATTGACACCGTCAAGAATTTTTCACTCTGA